caccacgcccggctaattttgtatttttagtagagataggatttctccatgttgttcaggctggtcaggaactcccgacctcaggtgatctgcctgcctcggcctcccaaagtgctgggattacaggtgtgagccaccatgcccggccatgccatttttttttaaacagctgtaaaaatattttattttctgggaagtattccattttataggtATACCATAATTAATTACACCAGTATCTTCTTGAGGGACATCAGGTTGTTTCTTATATTTTGCTGCTACAAATATTCTTCATTGGGTTGCCTTACGATTTCGCTCATTTCACACATGTGGGAGTCAGTCTGTAAAATAAATTCTTAGTAGTGTAATTGCTGGGTCAGAATATCAAATCAAAATATACTGATTCCAAATATGCAAGGAAGATATCAAACAAGCTCAAATTGAGGgacattttgtaaaatattcgactcttcaaaactgtcaagattaggaaaaagaaagacaaactcACGGACTCGAGGGgactaaggagacatgatgactaaatgcaatgtggtatctTGGATTGgatccagaaacagaaaaaaggggCAAAGTCTAGGgttcagttaataataatgtggcAATGTTGGTCCCTTGGTTTTGACAAATGTCCCATGTTAATATATGATGTTAACATTGGGAAACTGGGTGAGGGGTGTTTGGGAACTGTGTTGTATCTGCCACTTTtctgaaaatctaaaattagtctaaaagatttattcttttttaaaagggagATTGAGGCCAGGCgtagcagctcacgcctgtaatcccagcactttgggaggccgagacaggcagatcacttgaggtcaggagtttgagaccagcctggccaacatggagaaaccctgtctcaactaaaaatacagaaaaattagccgggcttggtggtggacgcctgtaatcccagctactcaggaggctgaggcaggagaattgcttgaacccgggaggcggaggttgcagtgagccaagatcacgccactgcactccagcctgggcgacagagcaagactccgtctcaaaaaaataaataaaataaaaaggggcATTAGTGGACAACTGGTAAAATCTGAATAAAGCCTGTAGTAGAGTTAATAGTGTTGTACCAATGTTAAGAccttatttttgacaaatgccCCATAGTTATGTGAGATGTTAACATTTGGGGAATCTGTGTGAAAGGTAGGTAGGAAGTCTCTGTACTGTCTTTAGCTTTCCTATAAAAGCCAAAATgtagtcgggcacggtggcttatgcctgtaatcccagagttttgggaggccgaggtgggtggatcatctgaggtcaggagtttgagaccagcctggccaacatggtgaaactccgtctctactaaaaatacaaaaattagccgggcgtggtggcacgtgcctgtagtctcagttaatcgggaggctgaggcaggagaattgcttgaacccgggaggcggaggttgcagtgagctgagatcgcgtcattgcactccagcctgggcaacaagagcgaaactccgtgtcaacaacaacaacaaaagtaaaagaaaagataaaagagtgGAACTCCATTGTTGATACTACAGCTATTCCTATGCTAAAGCTACAGCACCAACAGCTGGCAAACCACCTCCTCCCTTAATGACagaaaggttttattttattttgttttgttttgttttttaattattattatactttaagttttagggtacatgtgcacaatgtgcaggttagttacatatgtatacacgtgccatgctggtgtgctgcacccattaactcgtcatttagcattaggtatatctcctaatgctatccctccctcctccccccaccccacaacagtccccagagtgtgatgttccccttcctgtgtccatgtgttctcattgttcaattcccatctatgagtgagaacatgcagtgtttggttttttgtccttgcgatagtttactgagaatgataatttccaatttcatccatgtccctacaaaggacatgaactcatcattttttatggccgcatagtattccatggtgtatatgtgccacattttcttaatccagtctatattgttggacatttgggttggttccaagtctttgctattgtgaatagtgccgcaataaacatacgtgtgcatgtgtctttatagtagcatgatttatagtcctttgggtatatacccagtaatgggatggctgggtcaaatggtatttctagttctagatccctgaggaatcgccacgctgacttccacaatggttgaactagtttacagtcccaccaacagtgtaaaagtgttcctatttctccacatcctcttctagcacatgttgtttcctgactttttaatgatatgaCAGAAAGGTTTTTTTCCACTTTGATGATATGTTAAATCATCATTagcaacataatttttaaattaattttttctaagctctttcatatatataaattgtatatatatatgtgtgtgtgtgtatatatatacatatacatatatatatgtcatatcgtagttttgcagatgaaaaaatcCTGAAGCTCAGAAGTTAAAGGACTTGGTCACAGAGATCATTCATGGTAAAAAGCAAACTGATCCGTCATGTTTTGACTTTGGAACAATATTCTAAGAATCCATGTGGGACTGAATGAGAATACCTACTAAAGAAGTTCATTGAGCTAGGAAGGAATGCTGTGTGAACAGGCTAATGACTCTACATCAGTGGCTTTTAACTGGGGCAGTTTTGCCTCCAGAGGACATTTGGCATTatctggagactttttttttttttttttttacaattaggGATGGGGCCTGCTACCGGGATCTAGTGGTTAGAAACCAGGGATACTGTTAAACATTCTGCAATGCATAGGAtagcccccacaacaaagaattatccagccctaAATATCAGCAGTGCCAAGCTGGAGAAACCGTGCTATGCATCTTATTTCACAAAGCACttgttttccttaaaatatatatatatatgtgtgtgtgtgtgtatatatatatatgtgtatatatatatatgtgcgtgtgtgtgtgtgtgtgtgtgtatatatatatatatatatattttttttttttttttttttttttttttttggtgacaaagtctcactctgtttcccaggctgaagtgcagtggtgcgatcttggctcactgcaacctctctgcctcctgtgttcaagcaattctcatgcctcagcctcctgagtagctggggttatagacatgtgccatcatgcctgcctaatttttgtatttttagtagacacaggttttcattatgttggctaggctggtctcgaactcctggcctcaagtgaccctcccgcctcagcctcccaaagtgctggcaattacaggtgtgagccactgtgcctagtctttttaaaactttttttttgacacggaatttcactcttgtcacccacactggagtgcaatggcgtgatctcagctcactgcaacctctgcctcccaggttcaagcaattcccctgcctcagcctccggagtagctgggattacagatgtgcaccaccacgcccagataatttttttttttggtattattagtagagacagggttttaccatgttggccaggctagtcttgaactcctgccctcaggtgttccacccgcctcggcctcccaaagtcgtgggattacaggcatgagccactgcgcccagcctaaaacgtttttttatttttgtttttttttgagatggagtcttactctgtcgcccaggctggagtgcagtggcatgatctcagttcactgcaagctctgtctcccgggttcatgccattctcctgcctcagcctcccaagtagctgggactacaggtgcctgccaccacgcccggctaattttttgtatttttagtagagacagggtttcactgtgttagccaggatggtcttgatctgaccttgtgatccacccacctcggcctcccaaagtgctgggattacaggcatgagccactgcgcccggcctaaaacattttttaagaagaatagagaccactgggcatggtggctcacacctgtaatcccagaactttgggaggccgaggcaggaggattgcttgagcccaggagttcaaagccagcctgggcaacatagtgagacccccatctctataaaaaatttataattagctgagtgtagtggcacgtacctgtggtctcagctatttgagagtctgaggcaggaggactgcttgaccttgggaggtcaaggctgcagtgagccgtgatctgcACTCCATCtttgacaacagagtgagactctgtctcaaaaaaaaaaaaaaatagggccaggcacagtggttcatgcctgtaatcccagcactttgggaggccaaggcgggcagatcactggaggtcaggagttcaaaaccagcctggccaacatggtgaaaccacatctctactaaaaatacaaaaattagccagagaattgcttgaacccgggaggcggaggttgcagtgaatcgagatcacgtcactgcactccatcctgggtgacagagcaagactgtctcaaaacaatttttttttctctctacatcTTCTATAGTCCACTGATTAACAAATTGGAAAGTACAAATaagaatagttttaaaatgtcCACCTTTTCATTGGGGGACTATGAACTAGTCCCCGACTATAATTTTTACTGAGTAAATGAAGctttgtggctcacacctataatcccagcactttaagaggacaaggcaggaggagcgcttgaggccaggagttcgagaccagcctgagcaacaaagtgagactcctgtctctaccaaaaaattttttaaaaattagccaggcatggcagcatgtacttatagtttcagctacttgggaggctgaggcaggaagatcacttgagcccaggaggttgagtctgcagtaagctgtgatcacaccattgcactccagcctgggtaacagagcagaaAAATGCATAAAGCACTCAAAATGTGATGTATTACTATTAGGAAGGATGAGTTATTGACCAATTATATGACATAGCTCTaggtgtgttctttttttttttttttaaagagatggggtcggctgggcgcattggctcacgcctgtaatcccagcactttgggagtctgaggtgggcagatcacgaggtcaggagatcgaaacacagtgaaacctcgtctctactaaaaatacaaaaaattagccgggcgtggtggcatgtgcccatagtcccagctactggggaggctgaggcaggagaatcgcttgaatctgggaggtggaggttgcagtgagccaagattgcgccactgcactccagcctgggtgagcagagtgagactccatctcaaaaaagaaaaaaaaaagagatggggtcctgctctgtcgccaaggctggggTATAATGGTACAATTTGCAGCCTTGctctcctggactcaggtgatcctcccacctctgcctccaacgtagctgggactacaggtgcacaccaccatgcccagctaatttttaagtttttttatagaaatgaggtctcactatgttgtccaggctggtcttgaactcctgggctcaagtgatcctccacctcagcctcctaaatctctgggattacaggagtgagccaccatgccagacctCTAAAGTGTTCTTGACAACCCCCTTTGTAATGACATTAGCGCCTTTTTACCTTCCTTACAGTTGGAAGTACAAAACACTTAACCATTTCCATAATCATTTCTGTCAAATATTTCTCAAGTAATTGTGAAAGACTTTGATTCCTATTCTGTTTTCTAAGGAAAGAATCATCCTGTCTTTgtaaaactttaatattttttcttgttttacttgCAGACTATCAAGATCTCCACTTAGGGAAGTGGGAATCTTATTTGCGGAACATTGGGCAGAAGCTTTGCCATTGGCtggtggagaaggaggaggcagagtGTCTGCATTGTTACACCATACAGCTCAAACTTCAGAAGACTTTGGGTTAAGCAGTTATCATTAGTCTGCAAATGATCGTGTTTTCACCTGATCATTATAAACTAATGAAACACCTTTTAAGTCTTATGAATTCAGGTTACACTGTTTTCCAGATGCCTTGGCAGCTGGTACAGGTAGGATTGGGCTAGGTTTTGTGGGGAATGATGGAAGGGAAAAAACTCATCTTTCATGTTCTCTAATTCTTGCTGAAGTTAGACATCTGGGCATGTAAAGATTAGGTTAACTAACTTCCGTTGTTATATAGAACAGAGTTAAATCTGGAGAAATGCTTTGATtattaggatttaaaaaaataggtatgAAAGGCAGTTTCCTCCACTTTCATTTTGTTTGTAGgtttaaatttatgttgttttgtgGTACAGTTTAAAAATAGTGGATAgcagccaggcgccgtggctcacacctgtaatcccagcactttgggaagccgaggcaggcggatcacaaggtcaggagttcgaggccagcctggccaacatggtcaaaccccgtctctactaaaaatacaaaaattagctgggcgtggtggcgggtgcctatagtcccagctattcgggaggctgaggcaggagaatcgcttgaacccaggaggcggaggttgcagtgagccgagatcgcgctgctgcactccagcctgggcgacagagcgagactccgtctaaaaaaaaaaatagtagatagcttttttatattttgctttctgTACTAAATATCATAAGtgattttaactttttgtgtGTGAAGGTATACTCATACTGTTGGATGTATTGTCTTTTGTAGGGCCTCTGAAAAATGGAACCAAATTCTCTGAGGACTAAAGTCCCAGCTTTCTTATCTGATTTGGGGAAGGCCACATTGAGGGGAATCAGAAAGTGTCCCCGATGTGGCACATACAATGGAACCCGGGGACTGAGCTGTAAGAACAAGACATGTGGAACCATATTCCGCTACGGTGCACGCAAGCAGCCTAGTGTTGAAGCTGTCAAAATCATTACAGGCTCTGATCTTCAGGTCTACTCAGTGCGGCAAAGAGACCGGGGCCCTGATTACCGATGCTTTGTGGAGCTCGGGGTTTCAGAGACAACAATCCAGACAGTGGATGGGACGATCATCACTCAGCTGAGCTCTGGACGGTGTTATGTCCCCTCATGCCTGAAAGCTGCCACTCAAGGCGTTGTGGAAAACCAGTGCCAGCACATCAAGCTGGCGGTGAACTGCCAGGCAGAGGCCACCCCTCTGACCCTGAAGAGCTCGGTCCTGAATGCAATGCAGGCCTCCCCGGAAACCAAACAGACCATCTGGCAGTTGGCCACGGAACCCACAGGTCCTCTGGTGCAGAGAATTACTAAAAACATCTTGGTGGTGAAATGCAAGGCAAGCCAGAAGCACAGTTTGGGGTATTTGCATACATCTTTTGTGCAGAAAGTCAGTGCCAAAAGCTTGCCTGAGCGCCGCTTCTTCTGCTCCTGTCAGACTCTGAAATCGCACAAGTCAAATGCCTCCAAGGATGAGACAGCCCAGAGATGCATTCATTTCTTTGCTTGCATCTGTGCCTTTGCCAGTGACGAGACACTGGCTCAGGAATTCTCAGACTTCCTAAATTTTGATTCCAGCGGTAGGTGGTATGGTTGATGTGGTTATTACGTTTTTCTAAAACTGCAATGAAAAGAGTTCCACTGATGCATTTGGAGATTGTCTTAGCAACCTTCAGAAACAGTTGCTAGGTAATTCAAATGAAAagtgttccttctttttttttttttttttttttgagacaaggtctcactttgttgcccaggctagagtgcagtggcctgatcacagctcacagcagccttgacttcccaggctcgagatcctcccacctcagtccccgcagatagctaggaccacaggcacgtgccacgatgcctggctaattttttaaattttttgcagataggggtcttactttgttgccgaggctggtcttgaactcctgggctgaagcagtcctcctgccttaacctcccaaagtgctgggattacaggtgtgagccgccacacctggttGCATTCCTTCTTTCAGTCCCAGTCAGCACACTTGCATaaaggttggttggttggttgaaaTTAATGATCAAGAGACAgaatctcttgattttttttttttttttttttgagacagaatctcgctccatcacccacgctggagtgcagtaacacaaccttggctcaccgcaacccctgcctcctgggttcaaggaatcctcatgcctcagtctcccaagtagctgggattacaggcgcctgccaccatgcctgaccaatttttgtatttttagtagagacagggtttctccatgttggccaggctggtctcaaactcctggcctcaggtgatctgcctgcctcagcctcccaaagtgctgggattacaagcatgagccaccgcacccagtctaaaggaacttatttatttatatatttattgagatggagtctcactctgtcacccaggctggaatgcaatggcgcaatctcagctcactgcagtctccacctcctgggttcaagcgcttctcctgcctcagcctcctgagtagctgggactacaggcgtgtgccaccatgcctggctaatttctgtatttttagtagagatggggtttcaccatgttggccaggctggtctcaaactcctgacctcaggtgatccacccacctcggcctcccagaatgctgggattacagacgtgagccaccgcacccggcccaaggaacttattttaaaacaagcaatgactccataatttttttgtttgtttttggtttgttttttgagacagcgtctgcctctgtcgcccagtctggcatgcagtgacataatcatggctcattacagccttgaccctcctgggctaaagtgatcctcccacttcagcctcttgagtagctgggaccacaggtgtggtaattttttattttttgtagagatggggtctgcctatgttgcccagactgggatAATTCGTTtgggggatttttaaaaagaaattaactttttGCTACATAGAGGCCTATATTCATACTTACCCTTGGATAGGATTAATAATTCagaaatcttctttttttttaggtcTTAAAGAGATTATTGTACCCCAGTTAGGTTGCCATTCAGAATCAACAGTATCTGCTTGTGAGTCTACTGCCTCTAAGtcaaagaagaggagaaaggatgAAGTATCTGGTAAGAGtctggttggttggtttggtGGTATTGTCTTTAGAGATTGTTTTACTGCGTTTTATGTCTTTGACTGAACCTCAGCaattataagaaaatactatattttattttatttttattaaaataaagagacaggggtcttaccatcttgcccaggctggcctcgaactccaggccttaagtgattctcccatcttggcctcccagagtgctggaattataggtgtgagctatcacacctggccaagaaatattatgtttttgttcttatgggtttttttcctgagaaaagTTTTACTCTCCATTGATGATTCTTTTTCAAGTTAAGCTAAAAGTTTGATCCCTTAGCCAAAAATAAGATCCAACCAAATTCTACTTTTACTGTATATGTTTGTACATCCCTTAAACAGATTAATCTTATACTTTAATCTGCCTTAGGATAGTATTATGAAGTTTTCATCCATagagtgtttaaaaaaattttgtgacAATGGTTATATTCCCCACACTAATTTAGAAATATAggttattgtcttcattttaagtATAtggagaaacacacacatacacacacccacacacacatttttttcttttttttttttttttgagatggagtcttgctctgtcgcccaggctggagtgcagtggtgcgatctcagctcactgcaacctctgcctcccgggttcaagcaattctcatatcagcctcctgagtagctgggactaagggtgcacgcccagttaatttttatatttttagtagagatggggtttcaccatattggtcaggctggtcttgaactcctgacctcaggtgatccacccgctttggcttcccatagtgctgggattacaggcctgagcctgtAATAAGtaaggcgtgagccgctgcacccagccttatttatttatttatttatttagagatggagtctcgctctgttgcccaggctggagtacactgatgcgatctcggctcactgcaacctccactgcccaggt
The genomic region above belongs to Gorilla gorilla gorilla isolate KB3781 chromosome 12, NHGRI_mGorGor1-v2.1_pri, whole genome shotgun sequence and contains:
- the C12H2orf42 gene encoding uncharacterized protein C2orf42 homolog isoform X1 — encoded protein: MEPNSLRTKVPAFLSDLGKATLRGIRKCPRCGTYNGTRGLSCKNKTCGTIFRYGARKQPSVEAVKIITGSDLQVYSVRQRDRGPDYRCFVELGVSETTIQTVDGTIITQLSSGRCYVPSCLKAATQGVVENQCQHIKLAVNCQAEATPLTLKSSVLNAMQASPETKQTIWQLATEPTGPLVQRITKNILVVKCKASQKHSLGYLHTSFVQKVSAKSLPERRFFCSCQTLKSHKSNASKDETAQRCIHFFACICAFASDETLAQEFSDFLNFDSSGLKEIIVPQLGCHSESTVSACESTASKSKKRRKDEVSGAQMNSSLLPQDAVSSNLRKSGLKKPVVASSLKRQACGQLLDEAQVTLSFQDWLASVTERIHQTMHYQFDGKPEPLVFHIPQSFFDALQQRISIGSAKKRLPNSTTAFVRKDALPLGTFSKYTWHITNILQVKQILDTPEMPLEITRSFIQNRDGTYELFKCPKVEVESIAETYGRIEKQPVLRPLELKTFLKVGNTSPDQKEPTPFIIEWIPDILPQSKIGELRIKFEYGHHRNGHVAEYQDQRPPLDQALELAPLTTITFP
- the C12H2orf42 gene encoding uncharacterized protein C2orf42 homolog isoform X2; the encoded protein is MEPNSLRTKVPAFLSDLGKATLRGIRKCPRCGTYNGTRGLSCKNKTCGTIFRYGARKQPSVEAVKIITGSDLQVYSVRQRDRGPDYRCFVELGVSETTIQTVDGTIITQLSSGRCYVPSCLKAATQGVVENQCQHIKLAVNCQAEATPLTLKSSVLNAMQASPETKQTIWQLATEPTGPLVQRITKNILVVKCKASQKHSLGYLHTSFVQKVSAKSLPERRFFCSCQTLKSHKSNASKDETAQRCIHFFACICAFASDETLAQEFSDFLNFDSSGLKEIIVPQLGCHSESTVSACESTASKSKKRRKDEVSACGQLLDEAQVTLSFQDWLASVTERIHQTMHYQFDGKPEPLVFHIPQSFFDALQQRISIGSAKKRLPNSTTAFVRKDALPLGTFSKYTWHITNILQVKQILDTPEMPLEITRSFIQNRDGTYELFKCPKVEVESIAETYGRIEKQPVLRPLELKTFLKVGNTSPDQKEPTPFIIEWIPDILPQSKIGELRIKFEYGHHRNGHVAEYQDQRPPLDQALELAPLTTITFP